A region of Jannaschia sp. W003 DNA encodes the following proteins:
- a CDS encoding SDR family NAD(P)-dependent oxidoreductase has product MTGDLEGRHALVTGGGTGIGRAIAEALRDAGAAVTVTGRRRAVLAAVEGCTPVAMDVAEEQSVADGVAEARAANGPVHICVANAGIAEGRSLRDADAAFWRRMMAVNLDGTYHTFRACLPDMLEAGWGRAIAVSSIAGLKGLRGASAYTASKHGMIGLVRGLAADFVQKPLTVNAICPAYVDTDIVTTNLASLQARGLTEAQANAAILGANPHGRLIEADEVASLALWLCSEGARSVNGQALQVSGGEF; this is encoded by the coding sequence ATGACGGGCGATCTGGAGGGACGGCACGCGCTGGTGACCGGCGGCGGCACCGGGATCGGGCGCGCCATCGCGGAAGCCCTGCGCGACGCGGGCGCGGCCGTCACCGTCACGGGCCGCCGCCGCGCGGTGCTGGCGGCGGTCGAGGGCTGCACGCCGGTCGCGATGGACGTGGCCGAGGAACAGTCGGTCGCGGACGGCGTGGCCGAGGCGCGCGCGGCGAACGGCCCCGTGCACATCTGCGTCGCCAACGCCGGGATCGCCGAGGGCCGCAGCTTGCGCGACGCCGACGCCGCGTTCTGGCGCCGCATGATGGCGGTGAACCTCGACGGCACCTACCACACGTTCCGCGCCTGCCTGCCCGACATGCTGGAGGCCGGCTGGGGCCGGGCCATCGCGGTGTCGTCGATCGCCGGATTGAAGGGCCTGCGCGGCGCGTCCGCCTACACCGCATCGAAGCACGGCATGATCGGGCTGGTGCGCGGGCTGGCGGCCGACTTCGTGCAGAAGCCCCTGACCGTGAACGCGATCTGCCCCGCCTACGTCGATACCGACATCGTCACCACCAACCTCGCCAGCCTCCAGGCGCGCGGGCTGACCGAGGCGCAGGCGAACGCCGCGATCCTCGGCGCCAACCCCCACGGCCGGCTGATCGAGGCGGACGAGGTGGCCTCGCTCGCGCTCTGGCTCTGCTCCGAGGGCGCGCGCAGCGTGAACGGGCAGGCGCTGCAGGTGTCCGGGGGGGAGTTCTAG
- the kynU gene encoding kynureninase — MDWDATRALFELSEGVIYLDGNSLGPMPKAARAAMARVQDEWSQQLIRGWNRCGWMAQPAALGDRIGRLIGAPPGTTVIGDTLSVKVHQALAAALALRPGRRVILSDTGNFPSDLYMAEGLIEALGQGHELRLAEPEGVAEAIEAAGDDLAVLMLTEVDYRTGRRHDMPKLTAQAHAAGALAIWDLAHSAGALPVDVAGGGADFAVGCTYKYLNAGPGAPAFIHARPDLVDEVSPALSGWLGHAAPFAFEQGYRPGAGIERMRVGTPPVLQMAALGAALDIWDTVGMDALRARSIALCDRFIAGVEASCPALTLASPREGARRGSQVSFRHPEGYAVMQALIARGVIGDFRAPDILRFGFTPLYTSEGDVDGAVRHLAEILRTGEWDTPEHRARAAVT; from the coding sequence GTGGACTGGGACGCCACCCGCGCCCTGTTCGAGCTGTCCGAGGGGGTGATCTACCTCGACGGCAACTCGCTGGGTCCGATGCCGAAGGCGGCGCGGGCTGCGATGGCGCGGGTGCAGGACGAGTGGAGCCAGCAGCTCATCCGCGGCTGGAACCGCTGCGGCTGGATGGCCCAGCCCGCCGCCCTCGGCGACCGGATCGGGCGGCTGATCGGCGCGCCGCCGGGCACCACGGTGATCGGCGACACGCTGTCGGTGAAGGTGCACCAGGCGCTGGCCGCCGCCCTCGCGCTGCGGCCGGGGCGCCGGGTGATCCTGTCGGACACCGGCAACTTCCCCTCCGACCTCTACATGGCCGAGGGGCTGATCGAGGCTTTGGGGCAGGGGCACGAGTTGCGCCTCGCCGAACCCGAGGGCGTGGCCGAGGCCATCGAGGCCGCGGGCGACGACCTCGCAGTGCTGATGCTGACCGAGGTGGACTACCGGACGGGCCGCCGCCACGACATGCCGAAGCTCACGGCGCAGGCCCACGCGGCGGGGGCTCTGGCGATCTGGGACCTCGCTCACTCTGCGGGCGCGCTACCCGTCGACGTGGCGGGCGGCGGCGCCGACTTCGCGGTGGGCTGCACCTACAAGTACCTGAACGCCGGGCCGGGGGCGCCCGCGTTCATTCATGCGCGTCCCGACCTTGTCGACGAGGTCTCACCCGCGCTGTCGGGCTGGCTGGGTCATGCCGCGCCCTTCGCGTTCGAGCAGGGATACCGCCCCGGGGCGGGCATCGAGCGCATGCGCGTGGGCACGCCGCCGGTGCTGCAAATGGCGGCCCTCGGGGCGGCTCTCGACATCTGGGACACCGTGGGCATGGACGCCCTGCGCGCCCGCTCCATCGCCCTGTGCGACCGGTTCATCGCCGGGGTCGAGGCGTCGTGCCCGGCGCTGACCCTCGCCTCGCCGCGCGAGGGCGCGCGCCGGGGCAGCCAGGTCAGCTTCCGCCACCCCGAGGGCTACGCGGTGATGCAGGCGCTGATCGCCCGCGGCGTGATCGGCGACTTCCGCGCGCCCGACATCCTGCGCTTCGGGTTCACGCCGCTCTACACCTCGGAAGGGGACGTGGACGGGGCCGTGCGCCACCTCGCCGAGATCCTCCGCACCGGCGAGTGGGACACGCCCGAGCACCGCGCCCGCGCCGCCGTCACGTGA
- a CDS encoding DUF3422 family protein yields MSLRDHPLRQQLANELHARPFPTLEAPCRAAFLALAPERDGAGRDRAAERAHLLALLDRFGADHPPPDATHFFGPLGRHRLKWESHTEFETYTLFTDGVADRPFDPASFDAFPADWLAAAPGCRIASALIRVEGPAPEAEVAAKLADWFVPESLAAAEVLGGSATVASDFRIDAGGHVRIAVFAADGTGAQRVGRIVQRLCEIEVYRTLAMLALPEARRLGAEATRLDGALSGVIESLRAGEAETEGALDGLLAIGSELETMLARSAFRFGAQEAYEALVNQRVSVLRETRLGGRQTLAEFMMRRFDPAMRTCRSTQARLEALAERARNAGDLLSTRVNVERAAQNAALLRSMDARAEAALRLQRTVEGLSVVAISYYAVSLVGYLLYPVAGRLGVPKEMLLAGAVVPVVLLVWLGLHGVRKRME; encoded by the coding sequence GTGAGCCTGCGCGACCACCCGCTCCGCCAGCAGCTCGCCAACGAGCTGCACGCCCGGCCCTTCCCGACGCTGGAGGCGCCCTGCCGCGCCGCCTTCCTCGCCCTCGCGCCCGAGCGGGACGGGGCGGGGCGCGACCGGGCAGCGGAGCGGGCGCACCTCCTGGCCCTGCTCGACCGCTTCGGCGCCGACCACCCGCCGCCGGATGCCACCCACTTCTTCGGCCCCCTCGGGCGCCACCGGCTGAAGTGGGAGAGCCACACCGAGTTCGAGACCTACACGCTGTTCACCGACGGCGTGGCCGACCGACCCTTCGACCCCGCGTCGTTCGACGCGTTCCCCGCCGACTGGCTCGCCGCCGCCCCGGGCTGCCGCATCGCCTCGGCGCTGATCCGCGTGGAGGGGCCGGCACCCGAGGCGGAGGTCGCCGCCAAGCTCGCGGACTGGTTCGTGCCCGAGAGCCTCGCCGCCGCGGAGGTGCTCGGCGGCAGCGCGACGGTGGCGTCCGACTTCCGCATCGACGCGGGCGGCCACGTGCGGATCGCGGTGTTCGCCGCGGACGGCACGGGCGCGCAGCGGGTGGGGCGCATCGTGCAGCGCCTCTGCGAGATCGAGGTCTACCGCACCCTCGCCATGCTCGCCTTGCCCGAGGCGCGGCGGCTGGGCGCCGAGGCCACCCGCCTCGACGGCGCGTTGTCCGGGGTGATCGAGAGCCTGCGCGCCGGCGAGGCCGAGACCGAAGGCGCCCTCGACGGCCTGCTCGCCATCGGCTCGGAGCTGGAGACGATGCTGGCCCGCTCCGCCTTCCGCTTCGGCGCGCAGGAGGCCTACGAGGCGCTCGTGAACCAGCGCGTCTCGGTGCTGCGCGAGACGCGGCTGGGCGGGCGCCAGACGCTGGCCGAGTTCATGATGCGCCGCTTCGACCCGGCCATGCGGACCTGTCGCTCGACGCAAGCGCGGCTGGAGGCGCTGGCCGAGCGCGCGCGCAACGCGGGCGACCTCCTGTCCACCCGCGTCAACGTCGAGCGGGCGGCCCAGAACGCGGCGCTCCTGCGCTCCATGGACGCGCGCGCCGAGGCGGCGCTGCGGCTCCAGCGCACGGTGGAGGGACTGTCGGTGGTGGCGATCAGCTACTACGCCGTCAGCCTCGTGGGGTATCTCCTCTACCCGGTCGCGGGACGGCTGGGGGTGCCCAAGGAGATGCTGCTGGCCGGGGCGGTGGTGCCGGTGGTGCTGCTGGTGTGGCTGGGGCTGCACGGGGTGCGGAAACGGATGGAGTAG
- the argB gene encoding acetylglutamate kinase, translating to MRNQDVTRDNAAIARTLNEALPYLRRYDDATVVIKLGGHAMGSDEGMASFARDVVLMRTVGINPVVVHGGGPMINELLARLGVESRFVRGKRVTDAETLRVVEMVLGGEVNKRIVQAINTAGGRAVGLTGKDADMITCRQDDPELGFVGTPSEVDTRLLHSLFRDEMIPVIAPIGTGENDETYNINGDTAAGAIAGALHADRLLLLTDVSGVKDASGQVVTELTAAGVREMTEAGVIAGGMIPKTQTALDALEAGTRAVVILDGRVPNAVLLELFTSHGAGSLIRLK from the coding sequence ATGAGGAACCAGGACGTGACCCGCGACAACGCCGCTATCGCCCGAACCCTGAACGAGGCGCTCCCCTACCTGCGCCGCTACGACGACGCCACCGTGGTCATCAAGCTCGGCGGCCACGCTATGGGCTCCGACGAGGGCATGGCGAGCTTCGCGCGCGACGTGGTGCTGATGCGGACCGTGGGCATCAACCCCGTGGTGGTCCATGGCGGCGGTCCGATGATCAACGAGCTGCTGGCCCGCTTGGGCGTCGAGTCGCGGTTCGTGCGCGGCAAGCGCGTCACCGACGCCGAGACCCTGCGCGTGGTCGAGATGGTGCTGGGCGGCGAGGTCAACAAGCGCATCGTGCAGGCGATCAACACCGCCGGGGGCCGGGCCGTGGGCCTGACCGGCAAGGACGCCGACATGATCACCTGTCGGCAGGACGACCCGGAGCTTGGCTTCGTCGGCACCCCGTCGGAGGTGGACACGCGCCTCCTCCACTCCCTGTTCCGCGATGAGATGATCCCCGTGATCGCGCCCATCGGCACCGGCGAGAACGACGAGACCTACAACATCAACGGCGACACCGCCGCCGGCGCCATCGCGGGCGCACTCCACGCGGACCGCCTGCTGCTGCTGACGGACGTCTCCGGCGTGAAGGACGCGAGCGGGCAGGTCGTCACCGAGCTGACGGCGGCGGGCGTGCGCGAGATGACCGAGGCGGGCGTGATCGCCGGCGGCATGATCCCCAAGACCCAGACCGCGCTCGATGCGCTGGAGGCCGGGACGCGCGCGGTGGTCATCCTCGACGGCCGCGTGCCCAACGCCGTGCTTCTCGAGCTGTTCACCTCCCACGGCGCCGGCTCGCTGATCCGGTTGAAGTAA
- the yihA gene encoding ribosome biogenesis GTP-binding protein YihA/YsxC: MNLPFPEAPAPEPMAEERGRLLFAGEVDFLKGVVAMDGLPPADRPEICFAGRSNVGKSTLINALTGRKALARASNTPGRTQEINFFTLADSHYLVDLPGYGYAEAPVAVVAKWQALLKDYLAGRASLRRAFLLIDGRHGAKPVDEEIMSLLDRAAVPFQAVLTKADKVKDRDRAAALERTRAALARHPAAFPELIVTSSEKGWGLATLRAAIAGIE; the protein is encoded by the coding sequence GTGAATCTCCCGTTCCCCGAGGCGCCCGCGCCCGAGCCGATGGCCGAGGAGCGGGGCCGCCTGCTGTTCGCGGGCGAGGTGGACTTCCTCAAGGGCGTGGTGGCGATGGACGGCCTGCCGCCGGCCGACCGCCCCGAGATCTGCTTCGCGGGCCGCTCCAACGTGGGCAAGTCGACGCTGATCAACGCGCTCACGGGCCGCAAGGCGCTGGCGCGGGCCTCGAACACGCCAGGCCGCACGCAGGAGATCAATTTCTTCACGCTGGCCGACAGCCACTACCTCGTGGACCTGCCGGGCTACGGCTACGCCGAAGCGCCCGTGGCCGTGGTCGCCAAGTGGCAGGCGCTGCTCAAGGACTACCTCGCGGGGCGGGCCAGCTTGCGCCGCGCGTTCCTGCTGATCGACGGCCGCCACGGCGCCAAGCCCGTGGACGAGGAGATCATGTCGCTCCTCGACCGCGCGGCCGTGCCGTTCCAGGCCGTGCTAACCAAGGCCGACAAGGTGAAGGACCGCGACCGCGCCGCCGCGCTGGAGCGGACCCGCGCCGCGCTCGCCCGCCACCCGGCCGCCTTCCCCGAGCTGATCGTGACCTCGTCCGAGAAGGGCTGGGGATTGGCCACCTTGCGCGCCGCCATCGCCGGCATCGAGTAG
- a CDS encoding MOSC domain-containing protein: protein MRVASLWRHPIKSHGREPLPAFEVEAGGTVPGDRRWAVAHEAAQAPDGAWSPCTNFHRCAKAPALMAIEAESHEDGTVTLRHPNLADLRFDPDAEADRYLAWIAPTVEPGRAAPARIVRAGARGMTDSDFASISLMNAASHRAVEGCVGHALSPHRWRGNVWFEGEGPWQEWEWVGREVSIGTARFRVAEPITRCRATEANPETGRRDAATLDALAHWGHRDFGVYLECVAPGRVAVGDRVAA, encoded by the coding sequence ATGAGGGTCGCCAGCCTCTGGCGCCACCCGATCAAGTCGCACGGGCGCGAGCCCCTGCCCGCCTTCGAGGTCGAGGCGGGCGGCACCGTGCCCGGCGACCGCCGCTGGGCGGTGGCCCACGAGGCGGCGCAGGCCCCGGACGGAGCGTGGTCGCCCTGTACGAACTTTCATCGCTGCGCCAAGGCGCCCGCGCTCATGGCCATCGAGGCCGAGAGCCACGAGGACGGCACAGTCACCCTGCGCCATCCCAACCTCGCCGACTTGCGCTTCGACCCGGACGCGGAGGCGGACCGCTACCTTGCGTGGATCGCACCCACGGTGGAGCCGGGCCGCGCCGCGCCGGCCCGGATCGTGCGCGCCGGCGCGCGGGGCATGACCGACAGCGACTTCGCGTCGATCTCGCTCATGAACGCAGCCTCGCACCGGGCGGTGGAAGGGTGCGTGGGCCACGCCCTCTCGCCCCATCGCTGGCGCGGCAACGTCTGGTTCGAGGGCGAGGGTCCCTGGCAGGAGTGGGAGTGGGTGGGCCGCGAGGTCTCGATCGGCACCGCGCGCTTCCGCGTGGCCGAGCCGATCACCCGCTGCCGCGCCACCGAGGCGAACCCCGAGACCGGCCGCCGCGATGCCGCGACCCTGGACGCCCTCGCGCACTGGGGCCACCGCGACTTCGGCGTCTACCTCGAATGCGTGGCGCCCGGCCGGGTCGCGGTCGGCGACCGGGTGGCGGCGTGA